Proteins encoded within one genomic window of Misgurnus anguillicaudatus chromosome 18, ASM2758022v2, whole genome shotgun sequence:
- the stmn4 gene encoding stathmin-4 has translation MLLSSCIRGAADRTAKERKTKRGGKKGTERGGKGHHLIQKRSNTQQNINMTLAAYRDKLKELPLVSFLCSCINSNPAENPIYKVEDAVDLNWCVIKDMEVIELNKRTSGQAFEVILKPPSFDGVPDLNTSMPQRKDPSLEEIQKKLEAAEERRKCQEAEMLKHLAEKREHEREVIQKAFEENNNFIKNAKEKLEQKMEVNKENREALLAAMLERLQEKDKHAEEVRKNKELKEEACR, from the exons ATGCTGCTGAGCTCTTGTATCCGAGGAGCAGCAGACAGGACTGCAAAAGAGAGAAAGACAAAAAGAGGAGGAAAGAAAGGGACAGAGAGAGGGGGAAAGGGACATCATCTCATTCAGAAGAGAAG caacacacaacaaaatataaacatgaCCTTAGCAG CATATCGAGATAAATTAAAGGAGCTTCCTCTGGTGTCATTTCTGTGCTCCTGCATCAACTCAAACCCTGCTGAAAATCCCATATACAAGGTTGAAG ATGCGGTGGATCTCAACTGGTGCGTGATCAAAGATATGGAGGTCATTGAGCTGAACAAGCGGACCTCGGGCCAAGCGTTTGAGGTGATCCTGAAACCCCCCTCCTTTGACGGTGTGCCAGACCTCAACACATCCATGCCCCAGCGTAAGGACCCCTCCCTGGAGGAGATCCAGAAGAAGCTGGAGGCGGCCGAGGAGAGGAGGAAG TGCCAGGAAGCTGAGATGTTGAAGCATTTAGCTGAGAAGAGGGAGCATGAGAGAGAGGTCATCCAGAAGGCATTCGAGGAGAACAACAACTTTATCAAGAATGCAAAGGAGAAGCTGGAACAGAAGATGGAGGTCAACAAAGAGAACCGTGAGGCTCTGCTTGCAGCCATGCTGGAGAGACTACAGGAGAAGGACA AACATGCAGAGGAGGTGAGGAAGAACAAAGAGCTGAAAGAAGAAGCCTGTCGGTAG